The window TCGCGGCGCCATCTCGCCGGCGACTTTCATTCCAATCGCCGAAGAAACCGGAGCGATTCTCGAAATCGGCACGTGGGTGCTGCGGGAAGCCTGCCGCGAGGCCGCCTCATGGCGCCAGCCGCTGATGATCGCCGTCAACGTCTCCGCGGTGCAGATTCACAGCGCAAACCTGGTCCAGACGGTTCACCAGATTCTGCTCGAAACCGGTCTTTCTCCGGGCCGGCTGGAGCTCGAGATTACCGAGACCGCGCTGGTGCGCGACCTGAATCGGGCATTGATGACGTTGCGCCAGATCAAGGCGCTGGGCATCCGCATCGCCATGGACGATTTCGGCACCGGCTATTCTTCGCTGTCGAATTTGCGGGCGTTTCCGTTCGACAAAATCAAGATCGATCGCTCTTTCATCGCGTCGGTCCATTCCAATGAACAGGCGGCGACCATCGTTCGTGCCGTGCTCGGACTTGGCCGCGGCCTCGGCCTGCCGGTCCTGGCGGAAGGCGTGGAGACCGGCGACGAACTGGAATTCCTGCAAGGCGAGGCCTGCGATGAAGTGCAGGGCTACTTGTTCGGCCGGCCGTCCGCAATCACGGAGTTCCGCGAACTGACGCACGACGACGCCAGTTCGCATGATCGTGGCGCAGCCACCGGCATCAAGGTTGCTTGAGACATTTTCGCGGGCATGCAGCTGCCGAAAGCGACTCGTAACGCACAAATGAAAAACGCGCGATCTCCGCGCGTTTTTTCCTCCGATTTTCTGGTTCTTGTCAGGCCGCCTGCTTGTGCATGGCCCCGGTGCTCGACGCCGTGCCACGAATGGCCTTTATCGAACGTTCGATCGCAGACCAGAGCCGCCCGATTTCGCCCGCCGCACGGCCGTCCGGATTGTATTCGCGAGCGCCTTCGCCATGCGCGAGAGCCAACAGCAGATCGGCGCGATTCGTCACCTGACCGCCCCACACCGGCGCGCGGAATTTCGCCAGCGCTTCACGCGCCATCGTCACGATCGGGCTTTCCTGATCGTTGCGAAGCGCAGGCGCACCGTTGATCACCACCGCATAAGGCTTGCGGGCCGAGCGGCAGGAGGAAATGGTTTCCTGCACGGCGTTGACGTCGAACACGCCGGGACGCGCCGGAATAACCACCATCGTCGCGTTGCTGATGGCATCGTCGACAACGGCTGACACATTGGGCGGCGTATCGATGAAGACCCATTCGAAGCCGTTGCGCTTGGCGGCAGCGACCAGTTCGCTGACCGAGCGCGACGCAACTCTGATCGGCGGCTCGTTGGTGCCGCGCAGCTTCTGCCACAGCGACAGTGATCCCTGCGGATCGGCATCGATGAGAAGACAAGGTTTGGATGTTTTGTGGACATGGGCCGCAAGATGTGCGGCGAGAGTACTCTTTCCCGAGCCCCCCTTACGCGAAGCAAAAACAATAACGTTCATAGCTTAGCCTCCAGATTGACCCCAGAAGCGAAAAATGAATCAATTTTTTGATTCGTTAAAGAAAAATATCAGTTGCAAGTCTTGCCGACGCCGATTTGTGCAAATCCTCGACATTTGAGTCACATCGTGCGGCGCAATGCAGATTGTGGCAGAAAATTGATTTAGCTCGCGCACGGACACCGGCCGACACGAAATCGCGTTTCAGCCATTCGCGCGCGGCCCGTTCGCTTTGGGGCGCTGCCGTTGCATCCATTTGCGCTCGATAAAACCCAGCATCGTGGCCATCGGCTTCTGCAGCACCGGAACATCCTGCGCGATCAAAATCAGACCGAGCGGCAGCATCCACAGGCCAAGCACCGGCAGGAAGCTCAACACCCCGCCGACAACCAGCAGGAGCGCCACGGGAACACGTACGTAGAAAGACGCAGGCTGCCGCAGCCAGTGAACGAACCGCGCCGGACGCGGCGGCAGCTTCTGTTCGAACCAAGCGAAATGGCGATCGAGTTCGGCTTTGTGGTCGATGGTCAAGGATCGTTCCTCCCGACCAGGAGATGTGCCTCGCTTCAGCCCCCACAACGTGGCGCGATGTCGCGCAGATCGACGAAACGATCAGATCTGCGTGACGTCCCGCACCTCGCAGGCGCCATCTGCGGCCTGTGTATCGACAAATCCGAAACTGATTTTCTTGAAGGTATGTTCGGTTTTCGCCTTCAGGGGGCCCGCGATGGTCTGCTGGATCTCGGTCACCTTGCCGGTGCTCTTGGTCGTGAATACGCACCTGACCTTGATGTCCTTCACGGCGAAGGCGTTGTCGTTGCTGATCGTGATGTCGGCAATCCCGATCTTGTTGTAACTGCCCTTCTTGAAAACCTGTTTGACGACCTTGACGTTCGCCGGATCCGCGACGGCGGCTCCGATGCCCACCAGAAACATGGCCGCCACGATGGATGTGGCCCTGATCAT is drawn from Bradyrhizobium prioriisuperbiae and contains these coding sequences:
- a CDS encoding ParA family protein, with translation MNVIVFASRKGGSGKSTLAAHLAAHVHKTSKPCLLIDADPQGSLSLWQKLRGTNEPPIRVASRSVSELVAAAKRNGFEWVFIDTPPNVSAVVDDAISNATMVVIPARPGVFDVNAVQETISSCRSARKPYAVVINGAPALRNDQESPIVTMAREALAKFRAPVWGGQVTNRADLLLALAHGEGAREYNPDGRAAGEIGRLWSAIERSIKAIRGTASSTGAMHKQAA